One window of Hoplias malabaricus isolate fHopMal1 chromosome 16, fHopMal1.hap1, whole genome shotgun sequence genomic DNA carries:
- the b3gnt7 gene encoding UDP-GlcNAc:betaGal beta-1,3-N-acetylglucosaminyltransferase 7: MMTTRDRWRVFKTVCLMFLLAVVMLTVFQRGTLNTENVFQVERRSRMEALPETQVPKIGYYRSPEVFWKQQQQQQQEKTTASTEEPEMVDRGVKTWDVTSSNCSANVNITSMEWFAGLEANFQQFLLYRHCRYFPMIMNHPEKCSGDVHLLMVIKSIISQHDRREVIRQTWGKERVINGKRIKTLFLLGRSSVETESTNHQKLLEYEDYIYGDILQWDFMDSFFNLTLKETHFLKWFSTYCANVRYIFKGDDDVFVSVQNILEYLESSKRLRNLFAGDVLFKAKPIRRKENKYYIPQALYNKTYYPPYAGGGGFLMDGTIARKLYLAAETLELYPIDDVFLGMCLEVLRVTPIKHNAFKTFGLVKNKSSKLNKEPCFFKSMIVVHKLLPEDLMAMWRLVNSDMVCAQKMNSL, encoded by the exons AT GATGACCACTAGGGACCGCTGGAGAGTGTTTAAGACGGTGTGCCTGATGTTCCTGTTGGCCGTGGTAATGCTGACGGTGTTCCAGAGAGGAACGCTGAACACAGAGAACGTGTTCCAGGTGGAGCGCCGTTCTCGCATGGAGGCCCTGCCGGAGACGCAAGTCCCAAAAATAGGATACTACAGAAGTCCTGAAGTGTTCtggaagcagcagcagcagcagcagcaggagaaaACGACAGCGAGCACAGAGGAGCCAGAGATGGTGGACAGAGGAGTGAAAACCTGGGACGTCACCAGCTCCAACTGCAGCGCCAACGTCAACATCACGTCTATGGAGTGGTTCGCAGGTTTAGAGGCCAACTTCCAGCAGTTCCTGCTTTATCGGCACTGCCGGTACTTCCCGATGATTATGAACCACCCGGAAAAGTGCTCCGGAGACGTGCACCTGCTGATGGTCATCAAATCCATTATTTCCCAGCACGATCGGAGAGAGGTGATCCGACAAACTTGGGGAAAGGAGCGAGTGATAAACGGAAAGCGGATCAAGACCCTCTTCTTGCTGGGAAGGTCTTCGGTTGAAACGGAAAGCACCAACCACCAAAAACTCCTGGAATACGAGGATTACATCTACGGCGACATCCTGCAGTGGGACTTCATGGACAGTTTCTTCAACCTCACCCTGAAAGAGACACACTTTCTCAAATGGTTCTCCACCTACTGCGCCAACGTCCGGTACATCTTCAAAGGGGACGACGACGTCTTCGTGAGTGTCCAGAACATCCTGGAATACCTCGAGTCCAGCAAGAGATTGAGGAACCTCTTTGCCGGAGACGTCCTCTTCAAGGCCAAGCCGATTCGAAGAAAAGAGAACAAGTACTACATCCCTCAGGCCTTGTACAACAAGACGTATTACCCTCCCTACGCCGGAGGAGGGGGGTTTCTCATGGACGGAACCATCGCCAGAAAGCTCTACCTAGCTGCAGAGACTCTGGAGCTCTACCCCATCGATGACGTCTTCCTGGGAATGTGCCTCGAGGTTCTACGTGTGACTCCCATCAAACACAACGCGTTTAAAACGTTCGGCCTGGTGAAGAACAAAAGCAGCAAGTTGAACAAGGAGCCGTGCTTCTTTAAGAGCATGATCGTGGTCCATAAACTTCTCCCTGAGGACCTCATGGCCATGTGGAGGCTGGTGAACAGTGACATGGTCTGTGCTCAGAAGATGAACTCTTTATAG